One Phaseolus vulgaris cultivar G19833 chromosome 2, P. vulgaris v2.0, whole genome shotgun sequence DNA window includes the following coding sequences:
- the LOC137811139 gene encoding mediator of RNA polymerase II transcription subunit 32 translates to MDSVVDSLNNAYQDFVAAAANVLEAKESAGSVKTTATDTALENFKQKWELFRVACDQAEEFVESVKQRIGSECLVDEATRPVAGKPGQATMTGLPPISAVRLEQMSKAVRWLVIELQHGSGASSANSALSHPSAAFDARFSEDATQ, encoded by the coding sequence ATGGACAGTGTAGTTGATTCTCTGAATAATGCCTATCAAGATTTTGTTGCCGCCGCTGCCAATGTGTTAGAAGCGAAAGAAAGTGCCGGTTCTGTTAAAACAACAGCAACAGATACTGCTCTGGAGAACTTTAAGCAGAAGTGGGAATTGTTTAGAGTAGCATGTGATCAAGCTGAGGAGTTTGTGGAGTCTGTGAAGCAAAGGATAGGATCCGAGTGTCTGGTGGATGAGGCAACAAGGCCTGTGGCAGGAAAACCTGGACAAGCTACCATGACTGGTCTTCCTCCCATAAGTGCAGTTCGGTTGGAACAGATGAGTAAAGCAGTTCGATGGCTTGTCATTGAATTGCAGCATGGTTCTGGAGCTAGTTCTGCTAATTCAGCTCTTTCCCATCCCTCAGCTGCATTTGATGCGAGATTTTCTGAAGATGCTACTCAATAG